A region of the Streptomyces durocortorensis genome:
TTCGTGGTGCCGCACCCGGAGGACTACCGGCTGCTCCACGCCTCGCTGGTGGAGGACCTGTACGGGGAAGTGGTGCACCAGTACGCGCTCTACGGGGCGCCCGTCCCGGAGTTCGGGGCGCGGCTCGGGGGCGGGGAGCACATCCGTACGCTCGCCGATCTGCGGGCGGCCGCGCGGGGGCAGGAGCGCGCGTGGGAGGAGGCGCACGACAGCCTGTTCGCGCGGGAACTGCTGAACTCCTCGTACGGGTTCGACCGGGTCTACCGGATGGGGTCGTTCACGCTGTGGCGGTTCCTGCCGCCGTTCGTCCGGGACGGGAGCGGGCAGCACATCGGGGAGACGATCACCGATCACCAGGGGCAGGTCGCCTACCTCAAGACGTTCCGGCTCTCCGACGCCCAGATCCGGCGCGGCCATCTGCTGCACACCCTGGCGGGCGCGGACTGGGAGCTGTCGCGGGCGGCCGCCGCGCTGGGGTCGAGCCGGGAGGAACTGGTGCGGCGAATCCGGGCGGCCGGAGTCGGGAACCTGCTCAAGGGCGACGTGTGACCCCTGCCCGGGCAGCGTACGACCGGTCCGGACCAGGCACCCTTTAACGCAGGGATCCTCGGTAACACGGGGTTCACACTCGGGCAACGGACGGGAAATCGCGTCTTGCCAAGCTGCGCGGCATAGACCGCTGCACCCGCAAAGGATGGCGTCCGTGACGTTCAAGGCTGAGTACATCTGGATAGACGGCACCGAGCCGACCGCCAAGCTTCGTTCCAAGACGAAGATCATGGACGGCACGCCGTCGCAGGACGTGGCGGACCTCCCGATCTGGGGCTTCGACGGCTCCAGCACCAACCAGGCCGAGGGTCACGCCTCCGACCGGGTGCTGAAGCCCGTCTTCACCTGTCCGGACCCGATCCGCGGCGGTGACGACGTCCTCGTCCTGTGCGAGGTCTTCAACATCGACATGACGCCGCACGAGTCCAACACCCGGGCCGCGCTGCGTCCGGTGGCCGAGCGGTTCGCGGGCCAGGCCCCGGTCTTCGGCATCGAGCAGGAGTACACCTTCTTCGACGGCCACCGGCCGCTCGGCTTCCCCGAGGGCGGCTTCCCGGCCGCGCAGGGCGGCTACTACTGCGGCGTCGGCGCCGACGAGATCTTCGGCCGTCAGATCGTGGAGAAGCACCTCGACAACTGCCTCAAGGCGGGGCTCGGCATCTCCGGCATCAACGCCGAGGTCATGCCCGGCCAGTGGGAGTTCCAGGTGGGCCCGCTGTCCCCGCTGGAGGTCTCCGACCAGCTGTGGGTGGCCCGTTGGCTGCTCTACCGCACCGCCGAGGACTTCAACGTCTCCGCGACCCTGGACCCCAAGCCGGTCAAGGGCGACTGGAACGGCGCGGGCGCGCACACCAACTTCTCCACGAAGGCGATGCGCGAGGGCTACGACGCGATCATCACCGCGTGCGAGTCGCTGGGCGAGGGCTCCAAGCCGATGGACCATGTCAAGAACTACGGCGCGGGCATCGACGACCGGCTCACCGGCCTGCACGAGACGGC
Encoded here:
- the glnII gene encoding glutamine synthetase is translated as MTFKAEYIWIDGTEPTAKLRSKTKIMDGTPSQDVADLPIWGFDGSSTNQAEGHASDRVLKPVFTCPDPIRGGDDVLVLCEVFNIDMTPHESNTRAALRPVAERFAGQAPVFGIEQEYTFFDGHRPLGFPEGGFPAAQGGYYCGVGADEIFGRQIVEKHLDNCLKAGLGISGINAEVMPGQWEFQVGPLSPLEVSDQLWVARWLLYRTAEDFNVSATLDPKPVKGDWNGAGAHTNFSTKAMREGYDAIITACESLGEGSKPMDHVKNYGAGIDDRLTGLHETAPWNEYSYGVSDRGASVRIPWQVEQDQKGYIEDRRPNANVDPYVVTRLIVDTCCTALEKADQV